From a single Desulfomonilia bacterium genomic region:
- a CDS encoding PKD domain-containing protein, with translation MKRKLVLISLITILAASLAGCILSTSPAKNSTVTLKVGESKTFKVTGSLNGQYRWYKDTRLVSVSTASSYTYTAVNGDVGKFTLMVQTVDSMTNQTLAVSWTVEVIRNLPPVAEAGNDQNILLGTTVQLDGSLSSDPEDMPLTYTWYFTAKPAGSTVSLSDPTAARPTFKPDIAGGYTLILFVSDGEKSASDTVTITAYLSNFPPSANAGPDQTVLLGSTVNLDGSLSSDPENEPLSYAWSIISKPDGSIAQISDPSGKTPSFTPDRKGHYVIGLTVSDGVLTSGQDTMDIYVFNNAPVADAGTDMTIPFGGTATLDGSLSNDPDGTPVTYLWLIISKPAGSLAALSNDTAAKPSFTPDRKGSYVFKLIVSDGDLSGEDTVTLTSSNNVPVAEAGSDITISLGTTVHMNGNLSHDPDGDTLTYSWSIISRPAGSTALISNPAIINPQFTPDKKGRYTVQLIVSDGELVSAPDTFIISITNHAPTVEAGDDQSIAFPDFTAQLNGSGTDLDGDPLAYSWTILSRPEGSSAVLSNPAIANPTFLPDMKGEYVFQLIVNDGEDDSVADTVKLVVYNNAPTAEAGDNIDLFFTGGGQAVQLSGSGMDTEGSPLTVSWSIVSAPYGSSAALSNPAILNPTFTPDVIGVYVFRMIVSDGDLSGEDTVMLTVYNNLPVASAGPDQNSIYLGTTAQLDGSASYDPESQPLNFVWTITSAPAGSAAVLSNRYVMKPTFTPDMKGTYVIQLVVDDGVQYSSPDSMSITVPNRAPYAWAGNDQTINKGVTASLSGTASDPDGDSLSYMWSVFSAPSGSTAVISNPESLNGATFKPDKGGVYTIQLQVYDGTTYTIDTMILTRQANFAPTAEAGANQTAIRYANRTVQLNGSGSSDLDNDPLTYSWSVTSSPSGSSAVLSSTTVVNPTITLDLPGTYVISLTVNDGETNSAADTVSLTTSQATYTTGFEGGSLNDSGGNAWTPTSYGIMGPVGAYDAEAHTGSYSYRMKDCNNFLGDCGSGWHKLTNYTGRFVISVSYWAVTPTYDKFPNLAAGLYEGATQRVAYTGVNFYTQYSWAPNRVVTDINFLLNGNGGGAWLPHAMWFDDISVTLWN, from the coding sequence ATGAAAAGGAAACTGGTTCTCATATCCCTTATTACCATACTGGCTGCAAGCCTTGCCGGCTGCATCCTTTCCACCAGCCCGGCCAAGAATTCGACTGTCACTCTTAAGGTGGGCGAGAGCAAAACCTTCAAAGTGACGGGTTCGCTAAACGGACAATACAGGTGGTACAAGGACACCAGACTCGTCAGTGTATCCACCGCCTCCTCATATACATACACCGCGGTCAACGGGGATGTGGGCAAATTCACCCTCATGGTACAGACCGTGGACAGCATGACCAATCAGACCCTTGCCGTGTCATGGACGGTTGAAGTAATCAGAAACCTGCCGCCTGTCGCAGAGGCCGGCAATGACCAGAACATCCTTCTCGGGACAACTGTTCAGCTTGACGGCAGCCTGAGCTCTGACCCCGAAGACATGCCGCTGACATATACATGGTACTTCACGGCAAAACCTGCAGGCAGCACGGTCTCCCTTTCAGACCCGACTGCAGCAAGACCAACCTTTAAACCTGACATAGCAGGAGGCTACACCTTGATACTCTTCGTGAGCGACGGTGAGAAATCTGCCTCGGATACCGTGACAATAACCGCTTATCTCAGCAACTTCCCGCCGTCTGCAAATGCAGGTCCTGACCAGACAGTTCTGCTGGGATCGACCGTTAACCTGGACGGCAGTCTGAGTTCAGACCCGGAAAATGAACCATTAAGCTATGCCTGGTCGATTATTTCAAAGCCTGACGGCAGCATTGCTCAGATATCTGATCCTTCCGGCAAGACACCCAGCTTCACGCCGGACAGGAAGGGACATTACGTAATAGGACTGACAGTTTCTGACGGTGTGCTTACCAGCGGACAGGATACAATGGACATTTACGTTTTCAACAACGCGCCTGTTGCTGATGCCGGGACCGACATGACGATTCCGTTCGGAGGCACTGCAACACTTGACGGCAGCCTCAGCAACGACCCGGACGGCACCCCGGTAACCTATCTGTGGCTTATCATCTCAAAACCTGCTGGGAGCCTTGCTGCACTATCCAATGATACCGCCGCGAAGCCCAGCTTCACACCGGACAGGAAAGGCTCATACGTCTTCAAGCTGATCGTGAGCGACGGCGATCTTTCAGGCGAGGATACAGTGACGCTGACATCCTCGAACAACGTTCCGGTTGCCGAGGCAGGCTCCGATATCACCATATCGCTGGGCACCACCGTGCACATGAACGGCAACCTGAGCCATGATCCTGACGGAGATACTCTTACCTATTCATGGTCCATCATATCAAGGCCTGCAGGCAGCACGGCTTTGATTTCAAATCCGGCGATTATCAATCCGCAGTTCACCCCGGACAAGAAAGGAAGATACACGGTGCAGCTGATCGTGAGCGACGGCGAACTTGTGAGTGCGCCCGACACGTTCATCATAAGCATCACAAACCATGCGCCAACGGTCGAGGCGGGTGATGACCAGTCCATTGCCTTCCCCGATTTCACGGCTCAGCTTAACGGGAGTGGAACCGATCTTGACGGTGACCCGCTAGCATATTCGTGGACAATTCTCTCAAGGCCTGAGGGCAGCTCTGCTGTGCTCTCCAACCCAGCGATAGCAAACCCTACATTCCTGCCGGACATGAAGGGCGAATATGTATTCCAGCTGATCGTAAATGACGGTGAAGACGACAGTGTGGCTGATACAGTCAAGCTGGTGGTGTACAACAATGCCCCGACAGCCGAGGCAGGGGACAACATTGATCTGTTCTTTACCGGCGGAGGTCAGGCAGTCCAGCTCAGCGGCAGTGGTATGGACACCGAGGGTTCGCCGCTTACCGTTTCCTGGTCAATCGTTTCAGCCCCTTATGGAAGCTCTGCTGCGCTGTCAAATCCTGCAATTCTTAACCCGACTTTTACTCCCGATGTCATAGGCGTGTATGTGTTCAGAATGATCGTGAGCGACGGCGATCTTTCAGGAGAGGATACCGTCATGCTGACGGTCTATAATAACCTGCCAGTTGCTTCGGCTGGCCCGGACCAGAACAGCATCTATCTCGGTACAACGGCGCAGCTGGACGGAAGTGCCAGCTACGACCCGGAAAGCCAGCCGCTCAATTTCGTGTGGACCATAACCTCTGCGCCAGCCGGAAGTGCGGCCGTGCTTTCAAACAGATATGTCATGAAGCCCACGTTCACGCCGGATATGAAGGGCACATATGTGATACAGCTTGTCGTTGATGACGGCGTGCAATACAGTTCTCCTGACAGTATGAGCATTACCGTTCCCAATCGTGCACCTTATGCATGGGCCGGTAACGACCAGACAATCAACAAGGGCGTTACAGCAAGCCTCAGCGGAACCGCCTCCGACCCTGACGGTGACTCGTTATCTTATATGTGGTCGGTCTTTTCAGCGCCTTCCGGCAGCACAGCCGTCATCTCCAACCCGGAAAGCCTTAACGGCGCAACCTTCAAGCCGGACAAGGGAGGAGTCTACACAATTCAGCTCCAGGTCTATGACGGCACGACCTACACCATTGATACGATGATACTCACCAGACAGGCAAACTTCGCTCCGACAGCTGAAGCAGGCGCCAATCAGACCGCAATAAGGTATGCGAACCGCACGGTCCAGCTCAACGGAAGCGGCAGCTCCGACCTTGACAACGACCCGCTTACCTACAGCTGGTCAGTTACATCGAGTCCGTCAGGAAGCTCTGCAGTCCTTTCCAGTACAACCGTAGTTAATCCGACTATTACTCTGGATCTGCCCGGCACATACGTGATCAGCCTTACGGTCAACGACGGCGAGACGAACAGTGCAGCTGATACCGTCTCGCTCACCACGTCACAGGCCACTTACACCACCGGTTTCGAGGGCGGCTCCCTGAACGACAGCGGCGGCAATGCATGGACTCCAACCTCATACGGGATCATGGGTCCTGTCGGGGCTTATGATGCAGAAGCCCATACAGGAAGCTACAGCTACAGGATGAAAGACTGCAACAATTTCCTGGGTGACTGCGGGTCAGGCTGGCATAAATTGACCAATTATACAGGCAGATTCGTGATATCGGTGTCATACTGGGCTGTTACACCAACATACGACAAGTTTCCGAATCTTGCAGCCGGTCTGTACGAGGGGGCTACACAGAGGGTCGCATATACCGGCGTCAACTTCTACACGCAGTATTCATGGGCTCCAAACCGGGTAGTAACAGATATTAATTTCCTGCTCAACGGCAACGGGGGTGGCGCCTGGTTACCACATGCCATGTGGTTCGATGATATAAGTGTAACTCTATGGAATTAG
- a CDS encoding PKD domain-containing protein, with protein sequence MKRNVIFLAVVSIVTLWLSSCIISTSPSTTTPVSIHIGASQTFSVKGSMNGPYEWSKNNVVIPGITEASYTYTALEEDTGIFILKVQTKDKLTGNIISKQWNVNVIDNMPPVAEAGTYAPVTLGSVVNLNGSASYDPEGKPLTYTWSVLTRPAASTASIVNPYTARPTFTPDKVGGYTIQLIVSDGVKTATDTATVSAYILNYPPTADAGPDQTVHIFRTVTFNGSGSTDPENQALSYAWTIESKPSGSAAWIANPTTVSPTFVPDKTGTYVIGLIVSDGELSSGKDTLTVMVTNNAPIANAGLDVTILQGETTRLNGGASSDPDGDALSYSWVRTTAPAGSMAVLSDPYSPAPTFTPDKKGAYVFTLTVSDGDLSANASVIVTSSNNVPVANAGADVTIEFGQSAHLDGSASSDPDGDPLTYAWTIKSGPDTSMGQLSSSSAARPVFTPSRKGIYTLSLVVTDNELLSSAPDDVVVTTTNHAPVAEAGDDINLIFFRTAHLNGSGTDADSDPLTYKWTIISCPGGSSAALSSTTIANPTFTPDVKGTYVIGLTVNDGETDSMQDTMTINVYNNAPTAEAGPDYSFTFGSGETVHLDGSASSDPDEGTTLSYHWTVTSAPYGSTAALLPDANVVNPSIKPDLPGIYVISLVASDGDLYSAPDSLTITAINNAPTAEAGPDQSISFPGITANFNGDASHAPSGLPLSYAWTIVTAPSGSHASLTNPNSVNPSLTPDKEGQYVITLVVFDGYDYSTPDAVTVTVGDAPMAIAGADQELGFPGKTANLDGSASFDPNGSLIVSYFWNVDSAPAGSTALISNPTLMNPTFSPDKVGVYVISLVVSDGAFSSAADTLTITVINHFPIADAGPDMSVIFGYGAAATLNGSASSDPDGSSLTYSWVILTAPPQSVIDLTNPGTVNPSFVPDKKGDYTISLTVNDGYLNSTPDTVKVTAYNDPPTANAGPDQNVSFNQTVHLNGSGSTDPEGHTLTYAWTMISTPSGSSAALAGADTIAPTFVADKSGAYVISLVVSDGVNTSSSDTVTITASNHAPTANAGSDISLVYGYGDVAHLDGSGSSDQDPDTTLTYAWTITSRPAGSTAALSNSTIVNPTFLPDKEGSYTVSLVVSDGELFSSPDTVIINATNQAPHAEAGDNQTAAWNTLVTLNGGGSYDPELHALTYSWAFTSRPTNSNATLTGATTVSPSFTPDKTGVYIITLTVSDGVNTASDSVTVTVPNNTPIADAGTDQNIFFGTGLTATLDGSASHDPENDPLTYHWTIVSAPVGSSASLSDPNAEKPMLTPDMKGTYLISLVVSDGVNVSAADSVTITAYNVAPTVEAGNNQTAQWNTLVTLIGSASDPESQPMTYSWVFTSRPTGSNATLSNAASLTPSFTPDKTGDYVVTLTVSDGVNSVTDNVTVTVPNEAPTAEAGPDQNLFFDGLGATATLDGSGSHDPENDNLTYSWTIVSSPSGSSAIIANPTSVTPTLTPDKVGDYLISLVVSDGLHLSTADYVTITAYNVAPTVNAGNDQTVYKDQTTTLTGSATDPENQTLTPTWTVTVRPSGSTAQPVSPNSFSTSFTPDRKGSFTLQLSVTDGVNTVTDTMIITVPNRAPTAEAGPDVNPLYKGQATTLAGSGSDADGDTLTYAWSVSSGPNTSASQFSNPSIAGPTFTPNSKGVYVLQLTVGDGTANATDTLTVTVPNRAPTAEAGPDVNPLYKGQATTLAGSGSDADGDTLTYSWSVSSGPNTSASQFSNPSIAGPTFTPNSKGVYVLQLAVSDGTANATDTLTVTVPNRAPTAEAGNDQSTYKGQATTLAGSGSDADGDTLTYTWSVSSGPNLSSAQFSNPNIPGPTFTPTSKGTYVLQLNVSDGTASGTDTMTLSVPNRAPTANAGADQTAVKYANRTVQISGSGSSDLDGDTLTYSWSVTSRPTGSSATLSSTTIVNPTITLDLPGSYTIQLIVDDGTVSSAADTIILTTSQATYTTSWEAPSNLDSGGNAWTLYTSSNMGTCAVDTAQKRSGSYGYHIEDCNNTLGNCGSGYSSMTNYTGKFVISVSAWFYTPTSQKFPADLAGIFEGTTERVHYPGKNSWTQYTWAPNRVVTNINLRMNGTGGATWISHAMYSDDISVTIWD encoded by the coding sequence ATGAAAAGGAATGTAATATTTCTAGCTGTGGTATCTATTGTCACTTTGTGGTTGAGCAGCTGTATAATTTCCACTAGTCCTTCTACCACAACACCGGTTTCCATACATATAGGTGCATCACAGACCTTTTCCGTGAAAGGTTCAATGAACGGCCCTTATGAATGGTCCAAAAACAATGTAGTAATCCCCGGGATTACGGAGGCTTCCTACACCTATACCGCCCTGGAAGAAGATACCGGGATATTCATACTCAAGGTGCAGACAAAGGACAAGCTTACAGGCAATATCATTTCAAAGCAATGGAACGTGAATGTTATTGATAATATGCCGCCGGTTGCCGAAGCAGGCACGTATGCACCTGTTACACTGGGCAGCGTCGTAAACCTCAACGGCAGCGCCAGCTATGACCCTGAAGGCAAGCCCCTGACCTATACATGGTCTGTTCTTACCCGCCCTGCCGCCAGCACTGCCTCCATTGTAAACCCCTATACCGCAAGACCGACATTCACTCCTGACAAGGTCGGAGGATATACGATACAGCTTATAGTAAGCGATGGCGTAAAAACAGCAACTGATACCGCGACTGTCAGTGCATACATCCTCAATTATCCGCCCACTGCCGATGCAGGCCCTGACCAGACTGTTCACATCTTCAGAACTGTGACGTTTAACGGCTCGGGGAGCACGGACCCTGAAAATCAGGCGCTTTCATATGCCTGGACGATAGAATCAAAACCATCGGGCAGCGCGGCGTGGATCGCCAATCCAACAACCGTATCGCCCACATTCGTTCCTGACAAGACAGGTACCTATGTGATTGGACTTATAGTTAGTGATGGAGAACTTTCGAGCGGCAAGGACACTCTTACTGTCATGGTGACCAACAATGCCCCGATTGCCAATGCCGGCCTCGATGTGACAATCCTACAGGGCGAAACTACAAGGCTCAACGGAGGTGCAAGCTCTGACCCGGACGGAGACGCCCTGTCGTACTCCTGGGTACGTACTACAGCTCCTGCAGGAAGTATGGCTGTACTCTCTGATCCTTATAGCCCGGCGCCAACTTTTACCCCTGATAAAAAGGGTGCCTATGTGTTCACGCTGACCGTGAGCGATGGCGATCTCTCGGCCAATGCTTCGGTGATTGTGACATCATCGAACAATGTACCGGTGGCCAATGCCGGGGCTGATGTCACGATCGAATTCGGGCAGTCCGCTCATCTAGATGGCAGCGCCAGTTCGGACCCTGACGGCGACCCCCTGACATATGCATGGACAATAAAGTCAGGTCCTGACACAAGCATGGGACAGCTCTCGAGTTCATCTGCCGCAAGACCCGTATTCACCCCCAGCAGGAAGGGTATCTACACTCTGAGCCTGGTGGTTACTGATAACGAACTCCTGTCAAGCGCGCCTGATGATGTGGTAGTCACGACTACAAACCATGCCCCTGTTGCCGAGGCTGGTGACGACATCAACCTGATCTTCTTCCGCACAGCTCATCTGAACGGCAGCGGGACAGACGCTGACAGCGACCCGCTGACATACAAGTGGACGATCATCTCATGTCCGGGAGGCAGCAGCGCAGCGCTTTCCAGCACCACAATAGCCAACCCGACATTCACGCCGGACGTAAAGGGCACTTATGTTATCGGGCTTACCGTAAACGACGGCGAGACTGACAGCATGCAGGATACAATGACGATCAATGTTTACAATAATGCACCGACAGCTGAGGCCGGACCTGACTACAGCTTCACATTCGGCTCCGGCGAGACGGTCCATCTTGACGGCAGTGCCAGCTCAGACCCGGATGAAGGCACCACGCTAAGCTATCACTGGACGGTAACAAGTGCACCTTACGGCAGCACAGCGGCGCTTCTCCCGGACGCAAACGTGGTAAATCCGTCGATAAAACCCGATCTGCCCGGTATATATGTGATCAGTCTTGTAGCCTCAGACGGCGACCTTTACAGTGCCCCTGACAGCCTTACAATAACCGCAATCAACAATGCCCCTACGGCAGAGGCCGGCCCTGACCAGTCCATCAGCTTCCCCGGAATAACGGCAAACTTCAACGGAGACGCCAGCCATGCACCTTCAGGTCTGCCGCTTTCCTATGCGTGGACGATAGTAACGGCACCTTCCGGCAGCCATGCCTCACTTACCAACCCGAATAGTGTAAATCCAAGCCTGACCCCTGACAAGGAAGGGCAGTATGTTATTACACTTGTCGTGTTCGACGGGTACGATTACAGCACTCCCGATGCCGTCACCGTGACGGTGGGAGATGCCCCAATGGCAATAGCCGGAGCGGACCAGGAACTCGGCTTCCCCGGAAAGACTGCAAACCTCGATGGAAGCGCCAGCTTCGACCCCAATGGCTCCCTGATCGTTTCATACTTCTGGAATGTCGATTCAGCCCCTGCCGGGAGTACTGCCCTCATATCCAACCCGACGCTGATGAATCCTACCTTCTCTCCCGACAAGGTAGGTGTATATGTAATCAGCCTCGTGGTATCCGACGGGGCCTTCAGCAGCGCTGCGGACACCCTCACGATCACGGTCATAAACCACTTCCCGATTGCGGATGCAGGACCTGACATGAGCGTAATCTTCGGCTACGGGGCGGCTGCCACACTCAACGGCAGCGCAAGCTCGGATCCCGACGGCTCCAGCCTGACATACTCATGGGTGATATTGACCGCTCCGCCCCAAAGCGTCATAGACCTTACCAATCCCGGCACGGTCAACCCGTCATTCGTACCTGATAAGAAGGGAGACTATACCATCAGTCTGACCGTGAACGACGGATACCTGAACAGTACCCCTGATACGGTAAAGGTGACTGCATATAATGATCCGCCCACAGCAAACGCCGGTCCTGACCAGAATGTCTCCTTCAACCAGACTGTGCATCTGAACGGCAGCGGGAGCACCGACCCTGAGGGCCATACCCTGACCTATGCGTGGACTATGATTTCCACTCCGTCAGGAAGCTCTGCGGCACTTGCAGGTGCAGACACCATAGCCCCGACCTTTGTTGCTGATAAGTCCGGCGCCTATGTTATCAGCCTGGTGGTTTCCGACGGTGTCAACACGAGTTCTTCTGACACGGTCACAATTACTGCATCTAACCATGCCCCGACGGCCAATGCGGGAAGCGACATCAGCCTTGTTTACGGCTATGGCGATGTGGCTCATCTTGACGGAAGCGGCAGCTCAGACCAGGATCCGGACACGACGCTCACCTATGCTTGGACAATTACATCGCGCCCGGCAGGCAGCACTGCGGCACTATCCAACTCAACAATAGTCAACCCCACATTCCTGCCCGACAAGGAAGGTTCATACACGGTAAGCCTAGTCGTATCCGACGGCGAACTGTTCAGCTCACCGGACACCGTTATCATAAATGCGACAAACCAGGCACCGCATGCCGAGGCCGGCGACAATCAGACCGCAGCATGGAATACTCTCGTAACGCTGAACGGCGGTGGAAGCTATGATCCCGAGCTGCACGCACTGACCTATTCATGGGCCTTCACATCAAGGCCGACCAACAGCAATGCAACGCTTACGGGTGCCACGACCGTCAGCCCCAGCTTCACACCTGACAAGACGGGTGTGTACATAATCACACTTACAGTATCAGACGGCGTCAACACAGCATCTGACAGCGTCACCGTAACTGTTCCTAACAATACGCCTATTGCGGATGCGGGTACCGACCAGAACATCTTCTTCGGCACGGGCCTGACCGCAACGCTTGATGGAAGCGCAAGCCACGATCCTGAGAACGACCCGCTGACCTATCACTGGACTATTGTCAGCGCTCCGGTTGGCAGCAGCGCCTCGCTCTCTGACCCCAATGCGGAGAAGCCGATGCTGACTCCAGACATGAAGGGCACCTACCTGATCAGCCTTGTCGTTTCCGACGGCGTCAACGTGAGCGCAGCTGATTCAGTGACGATCACAGCCTATAACGTAGCGCCGACAGTTGAGGCGGGCAATAACCAGACGGCTCAATGGAACACACTGGTGACATTGATCGGGAGTGCGTCCGATCCTGAATCACAGCCGATGACATACTCCTGGGTGTTTACTTCAAGGCCGACAGGCAGCAATGCAACTCTATCTAATGCTGCAAGCCTGACTCCGAGCTTCACACCAGATAAGACTGGTGATTACGTGGTTACCCTGACCGTATCCGACGGTGTCAACAGCGTAACCGACAATGTTACTGTGACAGTTCCCAATGAGGCGCCGACCGCCGAGGCAGGTCCCGACCAGAACCTTTTCTTCGACGGGCTCGGCGCAACAGCTACCCTTGACGGCAGCGGAAGCCACGACCCTGAGAACGACAACCTTACATATTCGTGGACGATTGTATCGTCACCTTCCGGAAGCAGCGCCATCATTGCTAATCCTACATCGGTCACGCCTACGCTCACTCCGGACAAGGTTGGTGATTACCTGATCAGTCTGGTCGTATCAGACGGGCTGCATCTCAGCACTGCAGATTATGTAACGATAACGGCCTACAATGTCGCGCCGACGGTCAATGCCGGAAACGATCAGACAGTCTACAAGGACCAGACAACAACACTCACCGGCAGCGCAACCGACCCGGAGAACCAGACACTTACGCCGACATGGACAGTGACAGTCCGACCGTCAGGCAGCACTGCGCAGCCAGTGAGCCCGAACAGCTTCAGCACCAGCTTCACACCTGACAGGAAGGGTTCGTTCACGCTTCAGCTGAGCGTAACAGACGGCGTCAACACCGTGACCGACACCATGATCATTACCGTACCCAACCGCGCACCGACTGCCGAGGCCGGCCCTGACGTGAACCCGCTCTACAAGGGCCAGGCAACCACTCTGGCCGGCAGCGGAAGCGATGCTGACGGAGACACCCTGACTTATGCATGGTCTGTCTCTTCCGGACCCAACACAAGCGCCAGCCAGTTCTCCAATCCCAGCATTGCGGGTCCGACCTTTACACCGAACAGCAAGGGTGTTTATGTACTGCAGCTGACAGTTGGTGACGGCACGGCGAATGCTACCGACACTCTGACAGTGACCGTACCTAACCGCGCACCGACTGCCGAGGCCGGCCCTGACGTGAATCCGCTCTATAAGGGCCAGGCAACTACTCTGGCCGGCAGCGGAAGCGATGCTGACGGAGACACCCTGACTTATTCATGGTCTGTCTCTTCCGGACCCAACACAAGCGCCAGCCAATTCTCCAATCCCAGCATTGCGGGCCCGACCTTTACACCGAACAGCAAAGGCGTTTATGTGCTGCAGCTGGCAGTAAGCGACGGCACGGCGAATGCTACAGACACTCTGACCGTGACCGTTCCCAACCGTGCACCGACGGCCGAGGCTGGCAACGACCAATCGACTTACAAGGGCCAGGCAACCACTCTGGCCGGCAGCGGAAGCGATGCTGACGGAGACACCCTGACTTATACATGGTCTGTCTCTTCCGGTCCGAACCTGAGTAGCGCCCAGTTCTCCAACCCCAATATACCCGGACCGACCTTCACACCAACCAGCAAGGGTACGTATGTCCTGCAATTGAACGTGAGCGACGGCACAGCAAGTGGCACAGACACCATGACCTTGAGTGTGCCAAATCGGGCGCCGACCGCAAATGCAGGGGCAGACCAAACCGCTGTCAAATACGCCAACCGGACTGTGCAAATCAGCGGTAGCGGGAGCTCAGACCTGGATGGCGATACTTTGACATATTCATGGTCGGTAACTTCAAGACCCACAGGTAGCTCAGCTACACTATCCAGCACCACGATTGTGAACCCGACCATCACGCTTGACCTGCCAGGTTCATATACCATCCAGCTTATTGTGGATGACGGCACAGTGAGCAGTGCTGCCGACACGATAATCCTCACCACGTCCCAGGCCACATACACAACAAGTTGGGAGGCTCCTTCCAATTTGGACAGCGGTGGCAACGCATGGACTTTGTATACCAGTTCGAACATGGGCACATGCGCAGTTGATACTGCCCAAAAACGCTCGGGGTCATATGGTTATCATATAGAGGACTGCAATAATACCCTTGGCAATTGCGGTTCAGGCTATAGCTCCATGACCAATTATACTGGCAAATTCGTAATATCGGTAAGCGCCTGGTTCTATACTCCTACTTCACAAAAGTTTCCGGCTGACCTGGCGGGTATCTTCGAGGGTACTACCGAACGTGTCCATTATCCAGGTAAAAACTCTTGGACACAGTACACATGGGCTCCCAACCGGGTAGTCACGAATATCAATCTCAGGATGAACGGCACAGGCGGAGCAACCTGGATATCCCATGCTATGTACTCCGACGATATCTCCGTCACAATATGGGATTAA